The following are from one region of the Actinopolyspora halophila DSM 43834 genome:
- the pstC gene encoding phosphate ABC transporter permease subunit PstC produces the protein MSSIGQDAVQGRRARKRPADQAFRGVTTGAGVLILVVLAGVAAFLLIEAWPAFAAPAEEIPGEGGLVVYIWPLVFGTLLAAALALVLAAPLAVLIALFITHYAPRRLAQLLGYVIDLLAAVPSIIYGLWGFTVLAPATLAPTGWLAENLGFIPLFAGPASTTGRTMFTTVLVLAVMILPIITAVIREAFLQTPKLFEEASLALGATRLEMIRMAVLPFGGSSILSGSMLGLGRALGETMAVAIVLSASGGITFNLVSSGNPATIAANIALEFPESSGIAIDTLIASGLVLFAITLVVNMIARAVINRRTDFSGAS, from the coding sequence GTGAGCAGTATCGGACAAGACGCCGTGCAAGGCCGTCGTGCACGCAAGCGGCCCGCCGACCAGGCCTTCAGAGGGGTCACCACCGGGGCCGGTGTGCTGATCCTGGTGGTGTTGGCGGGGGTGGCCGCCTTCTTGCTGATCGAGGCCTGGCCGGCCTTCGCGGCGCCCGCGGAGGAGATTCCCGGTGAGGGTGGTCTCGTCGTCTACATCTGGCCGCTGGTGTTCGGCACCCTGCTGGCCGCGGCGCTGGCCCTGGTGCTCGCCGCCCCGCTCGCCGTGCTCATCGCCCTGTTCATCACGCACTACGCCCCGCGCAGGCTCGCCCAGCTGCTGGGCTACGTGATCGACCTGCTCGCGGCCGTTCCGAGCATCATCTACGGGCTCTGGGGCTTCACGGTGCTGGCCCCCGCCACACTGGCCCCGACGGGATGGCTGGCCGAGAACCTCGGTTTCATCCCGCTCTTCGCGGGTCCGGCCTCCACCACCGGCCGCACCATGTTCACCACCGTGCTGGTGCTGGCCGTGATGATCCTTCCGATCATCACGGCGGTGATCCGCGAGGCCTTCCTGCAGACCCCGAAGCTCTTCGAGGAGGCCTCCCTGGCACTCGGGGCGACCCGGCTGGAAATGATCAGAATGGCCGTGCTCCCGTTCGGAGGGTCCAGCATCCTGAGCGGTTCCATGCTCGGTCTGGGACGTGCGCTGGGGGAGACGATGGCCGTGGCGATCGTGCTCTCGGCCTCGGGAGGAATCACCTTCAACCTGGTCAGCTCCGGCAACCCGGCGACGATCGCGGCCAACATCGCGCTCGAGTTCCCCGAGTCCTCCGGCATCGCCATCGACACCCTGATCGCGTCCGGCCTGGTGCTGTTCGCCATAACGCTTGTCGTCAACATGATCGCCCGAGCGGTCATCAACCGCCGCACCGACTTCTCCGGAGCCAGTTGA
- a CDS encoding HpcH/HpaI aldolase/citrate lyase family protein, producing MTAAQRSRRSCLAVPGSAPRRIEKARGLSVDQFFLDLEDAVAPLAKAEARGAVVDALNAGGWGGKIRTVRVNALDTAWTYRDVVDVVEGAGGSLDTLMLPKVSGADQVRWLDLTLFQLEKALGLPAASIGIEAQIEDAKGLAEVDSIAASSSRLEALIFGPADFMASINMPSLVVGEQPPGYDVGDAYHYVLMRLLTAARANGLQAVDGPYLQIRDAEGLRRVAGRSAALGLDGKWVLHPAQVEEVNGIFSPKQRDYDRAENILDAYAWYTSEEGGRRGAAMLGDEMIDEASRKMALMVAGKGRAAGLSRTEPWQPPRD from the coding sequence TTGACCGCCGCACAGCGCTCCCGACGTAGTTGCCTCGCCGTTCCCGGCTCCGCACCCAGGAGGATCGAGAAGGCGCGCGGACTGTCCGTGGACCAGTTCTTCCTGGACCTGGAGGACGCGGTGGCCCCGCTCGCCAAGGCCGAGGCGCGCGGCGCGGTCGTCGACGCGTTGAACGCGGGAGGCTGGGGGGGCAAGATCCGCACGGTTCGGGTGAACGCGCTGGACACCGCGTGGACCTACCGCGACGTGGTGGACGTGGTCGAAGGCGCGGGTGGCTCGTTGGACACCCTCATGCTGCCCAAGGTCTCCGGTGCGGACCAGGTCCGCTGGCTGGATCTGACGCTCTTCCAGCTGGAGAAGGCCCTCGGGCTGCCCGCCGCCTCGATAGGGATCGAGGCGCAGATCGAGGACGCGAAGGGGCTGGCCGAGGTCGACTCGATCGCGGCCTCCTCGTCCCGGCTCGAGGCGTTGATCTTCGGGCCTGCCGATTTCATGGCCTCGATCAACATGCCTTCGCTCGTCGTGGGGGAGCAGCCACCCGGATACGACGTCGGCGATGCCTATCACTACGTGCTCATGCGGCTGCTGACCGCCGCGCGGGCGAACGGGCTGCAGGCCGTCGACGGCCCCTACCTGCAGATCAGGGATGCGGAGGGGTTGCGTCGTGTCGCGGGACGTTCCGCCGCGCTCGGTCTGGACGGCAAGTGGGTGCTGCACCCCGCGCAGGTGGAGGAGGTGAACGGGATCTTCTCGCCGAAGCAGCGGGACTACGACCGGGCGGAGAACATTCTCGACGCCTACGCCTGGTACACCTCCGAGGAGGGCGGCAGGCGCGGGGCGGCCATGCTGGGCGACGAGATGATCGACGAGGCCTCCCGCAAGATGGCCCTGATGGTGGCCGGTAAGGGACGCGCGGCCGGATTGAGCCGCACCGAGCCCTGGCAACCCCCGCGCGACTGA
- a CDS encoding anti-sigma factor family protein translates to MTGLRGWGLPEQHLALDALVAFVDGELSPSAHDRAAAHLATCPSCAAEADSQRQARSAVRTASTPSVSPQLLQSLQSIPSTAELPEQPDNLALSEDGRLVTTNGRNAGAKSSPLGAKLPLGGGSSRPDSLDGEPTEADADQHHSKFGGRRAKQGAGVVFSGLVLGALAFMNTPADSVRNNVTTVPDQAPHGGAIEEAESSVSSTSPTPETMVASSPGSPVRTTPSDSGGTGVATPTAPESP, encoded by the coding sequence ATGACCGGTCTTCGAGGTTGGGGGTTGCCGGAGCAGCACCTCGCGCTGGACGCGTTGGTCGCTTTCGTGGACGGCGAACTGAGTCCGAGCGCCCACGACCGCGCCGCCGCCCATCTCGCGACGTGCCCCAGCTGCGCCGCCGAGGCGGACTCCCAGCGGCAGGCGCGTTCCGCGGTACGTACAGCCTCGACTCCTTCGGTATCCCCACAGTTGCTGCAGTCCCTGCAGTCGATCCCCAGCACCGCAGAGCTCCCCGAGCAACCCGACAACCTCGCTCTGAGCGAGGACGGTCGCCTCGTCACCACCAACGGGAGGAACGCCGGAGCGAAGTCCTCCCCGCTCGGAGCGAAGCTCCCGTTGGGCGGTGGTTCCTCCCGCCCCGACTCGTTGGACGGCGAGCCGACCGAGGCGGACGCCGACCAGCACCATTCGAAGTTCGGGGGGCGCCGGGCCAAACAAGGCGCCGGTGTGGTGTTCTCCGGCCTCGTACTGGGAGCACTCGCCTTCATGAACACTCCCGCCGACAGTGTCCGGAACAACGTCACCACGGTTCCGGATCAGGCTCCTCACGGTGGAGCCATCGAGGAGGCCGAGTCCTCGGTGTCGTCCACCAGCCCCACACCGGAAACCATGGTTGCTTCCTCCCCGGGAAGCCCGGTTCGAACCACTCCGTCCGACTCCGGGGGAACCGGGGTGGCCACCCCCACCGCCCCCGAATCCCCTTGA
- the pstS gene encoding phosphate ABC transporter substrate-binding protein PstS, with translation MQRSIVRRVVAGAAATTLTLVLGACGAANEESGSGDGSGLSGTLDGAGASSQEAAQQAWRAAFSEKNPDLTINYSPIGSGGGRERFVSGASDFGGTDAALEGEELSKAKERCGELVELPVYVSPVAVSFNLEGIEKLNLRPATIAKIFNQQITKWNAPEIAEANPGVDLPDTPITPVNRSDESGTTENFTDYLSTAAPNAWPHEVSGDWPVPGGEAAKGTSGVKSAIDAGQGTIGYLDASQAGDLGQVAVGVGDEFVSYSPEAAAKVLEVSERKENQGEHVFAYDLARDTTQSGTYPIVLVSYGMACANYENAETGELVRSYFDYVLSEEGQRKAADSAGSAPISQALREELRPAVEAIGANG, from the coding sequence GTGCAGCGCAGTATTGTCAGACGTGTCGTCGCCGGTGCGGCGGCGACGACGCTGACCCTGGTTCTCGGGGCATGTGGCGCCGCCAACGAGGAGTCCGGCTCGGGCGACGGTTCGGGACTGTCCGGAACTCTCGACGGCGCCGGTGCCAGTTCCCAAGAGGCCGCACAGCAGGCCTGGCGCGCGGCTTTCTCCGAGAAGAATCCCGACCTCACGATCAATTACTCGCCCATCGGTTCCGGAGGTGGGCGCGAGCGCTTCGTCTCGGGGGCCAGCGACTTCGGCGGTACCGACGCCGCGCTGGAGGGCGAGGAGCTGTCCAAGGCCAAGGAGCGCTGCGGCGAGCTCGTCGAGCTCCCGGTGTACGTCTCCCCGGTCGCGGTGTCCTTCAACCTCGAGGGCATCGAGAAGCTGAACCTTCGCCCCGCGACGATCGCGAAGATCTTCAACCAGCAGATCACCAAGTGGAACGCCCCGGAGATCGCCGAGGCCAACCCGGGCGTCGACCTGCCGGACACCCCCATCACCCCGGTGAACCGCTCCGACGAGTCCGGTACGACGGAGAACTTCACCGACTACCTGTCCACGGCCGCGCCGAACGCCTGGCCCCACGAGGTGAGCGGTGACTGGCCGGTTCCCGGCGGAGAGGCGGCCAAGGGGACCTCCGGAGTCAAGAGCGCCATCGACGCCGGCCAGGGAACCATCGGTTACCTGGACGCCAGTCAGGCCGGTGACCTGGGGCAGGTGGCCGTCGGGGTCGGTGACGAGTTCGTTTCCTACTCCCCCGAGGCGGCCGCCAAGGTGCTGGAGGTCTCCGAACGCAAGGAGAACCAGGGCGAGCACGTGTTCGCCTACGACCTGGCGCGGGACACCACCCAGTCGGGGACCTACCCCATCGTGCTGGTCTCCTACGGGATGGCCTGCGCGAACTACGAGAACGCCGAGACGGGTGAGCTCGTCCGCTCCTACTTCGACTACGTCCTGAGCGAGGAGGGGCAGCGGAAGGCGGCCGACTCGGCGGGCTCCGCCCCGATCTCCCAGGCACTGCGCGAAGAACTGCGCCCAGCCGTCGAAGCCATCGGCGCGAACGGCTGA
- the sigE gene encoding RNA polymerase sigma factor SigE encodes MATHTAAPSSASPQTTDTGSEAAKAGDPPARAAASDEAAVTSPSEATEANWTPPSWDEVVREHADRVYRLAFRLSGNKHDAEDLTQETFIRVFRSLASYRPGTFEGWLHRITTNLFLDMARRRSRVRMEGLPEDTDRIPGSGPSPEQVYQATHLDPDLQAALEELPPEFRAAIVLCDVEGLSYEEIGATLDVKLGTVRSRIHRGRQLLKSALEARRERDREETA; translated from the coding sequence ATGGCCACTCACACGGCAGCACCGAGCTCGGCTTCGCCGCAGACGACCGACACCGGTTCGGAAGCCGCCAAGGCCGGCGATCCGCCGGCGCGGGCGGCAGCGAGCGACGAAGCGGCGGTCACTTCCCCCTCCGAGGCCACCGAGGCCAATTGGACCCCACCGTCCTGGGACGAGGTGGTTCGCGAACACGCGGACCGCGTCTACCGGCTGGCCTTCCGCCTCTCCGGGAACAAGCACGACGCCGAGGACCTGACCCAGGAAACCTTCATCCGCGTGTTCCGTTCGTTGGCCTCGTACCGCCCGGGGACCTTCGAGGGATGGTTGCACCGCATAACCACCAACCTCTTCCTCGACATGGCGCGGCGACGTTCCAGGGTGCGCATGGAGGGACTCCCCGAGGACACCGATCGCATCCCCGGGAGCGGTCCCAGCCCGGAACAGGTGTATCAGGCGACACATCTCGACCCGGATCTGCAGGCGGCCCTGGAGGAGCTGCCTCCCGAATTCCGCGCGGCCATCGTGCTGTGCGACGTCGAAGGACTCTCCTACGAGGAAATCGGCGCTACACTCGACGTGAAGCTAGGGACCGTGCGCAGCCGGATACATCGGGGCCGGCAGCTGCTCAAGTCGGCCCTGGAAGCTCGCCGTGAGCGCGATCGGGAGGAAACCGCATGA
- the pstA gene encoding phosphate ABC transporter permease PstA, with protein MSTPTKSRPASPETVPPGDSTRLVRGSLPRWAPWGALGAAALVAAVVAALTGFSVTLFVLLVVVLYTAGTYVWSRSAEGRRKAADRAFTSVVASAFLIALTPLISVVITVISRGAERFDGKFFSYSMRGVVGDGGGAYHAIMGTLITSGLATLMSVPIGLATAVYLVEYGGGRLSSAITFFVDVMTGIPSIVAGLFAYALFTLVFGAGTINGFAGAVALSVLMIPIVVRSSEEMIKLVPDDLREAAFALGTPKWKVILRVVLPTAVAGISTGVTLAIARVIGETAPLLIATGTTASTNLNPFSGQMATLSVFSYYEYASPGVPPEPYLARAWTAALTLMLIVMVLNLVARSISLFFAPKTRS; from the coding sequence ATGAGCACCCCCACCAAATCCCGCCCCGCGTCCCCGGAAACGGTCCCGCCCGGCGACTCCACACGGCTGGTCCGCGGTTCGCTGCCGCGGTGGGCGCCGTGGGGCGCCCTGGGCGCGGCGGCCCTGGTGGCCGCGGTCGTCGCTGCCCTGACGGGTTTTTCCGTCACGCTGTTCGTGCTCCTCGTCGTGGTGCTGTACACGGCGGGGACGTACGTGTGGTCACGCTCGGCGGAGGGAAGGCGCAAAGCCGCCGACCGCGCCTTCACCTCCGTGGTCGCCTCGGCCTTCCTGATCGCGTTGACTCCACTGATCTCCGTGGTGATCACGGTGATCTCGCGGGGTGCGGAGCGGTTCGACGGAAAGTTCTTCTCCTACTCGATGCGCGGAGTGGTCGGGGACGGTGGCGGCGCCTACCACGCGATCATGGGCACGCTGATCACCAGCGGGCTGGCCACGCTGATGTCGGTGCCCATCGGACTGGCCACCGCGGTCTACCTGGTCGAGTACGGCGGAGGGCGTCTGTCCAGTGCGATCACGTTCTTCGTGGACGTGATGACGGGCATTCCCTCCATCGTGGCCGGTCTGTTCGCCTACGCGCTGTTCACCCTGGTGTTCGGCGCCGGGACCATCAACGGTTTCGCCGGAGCCGTCGCCCTGAGCGTGCTGATGATCCCCATCGTGGTGCGGTCCAGCGAGGAAATGATCAAGCTGGTTCCGGACGACCTGCGCGAAGCCGCCTTCGCGCTGGGAACGCCGAAGTGGAAGGTGATTCTGCGCGTGGTGCTGCCGACGGCCGTCGCCGGTATCAGCACCGGCGTGACGCTGGCCATAGCGCGTGTGATCGGCGAGACCGCCCCGCTGCTCATCGCCACGGGTACGACGGCGAGCACCAACCTCAACCCCTTCTCCGGGCAGATGGCCACTCTCTCGGTCTTCTCCTACTACGAGTACGCGAGTCCGGGGGTGCCCCCCGAGCCCTATCTGGCGCGTGCCTGGACCGCCGCGCTGACCCTCATGCTCATCGTGATGGTGCTCAACCTGGTGGCCCGGTCGATCTCCCTGTTCTTCGCGCCGAAAACTCGCAGCTGA
- a CDS encoding trypsin-like peptidase domain-containing protein yields the protein MSEQPRTSAHQGDSQHPNTDGPAAHANHGSATSHSGQSPWAGPSATEHEDASETRDPDETPPRRAAATPAESAVFGRPEGVAGSFDRSNSPDPSPRVEQAPPPPESLTKAFGRPTNSSESLQRSPWDSGETDGSTAENPVLWGDGNEHDPWRDPTTGAVLGGPALTGERDEEPASPGSGPLLSAREVLFGRRVRPWSLVTLGIVVLLVGAAGGFLGRITAEEGNPLTNPDVTLATVEPGADRPASSIAGAASRVVPAVVSVEVRVGSQGGTGSGVMIDGNGYVVTNNHVVSMAADTPDAKIFTVFSDGTRTSARIVGRDPETDLAVLKVEVGNPTVAQLGDSKNLQVGDKVMAVGSPLGLESTVTSGIVSSVHRPVRLAGEETDTNAVIDAIQTDAAVNPGNSGGALVDGNGAVVGINTAIRTMGTSGSGGSIGLGFAIPIDQVRDISQQLIHTGQVRHPDLGVDAKSVTDGAADGAQVQNVREGGAAQEAGLAEGDVITEVGERAVGGADELEVAVDEHDVGTVVPVTVVRKGRELVLDVTLH from the coding sequence ATGAGCGAGCAGCCGAGGACATCCGCGCACCAGGGGGACTCGCAGCATCCGAACACGGATGGACCCGCTGCGCACGCGAACCACGGGAGCGCTACCAGCCACTCCGGACAGTCTCCCTGGGCGGGACCGTCGGCGACCGAACACGAGGACGCGAGCGAGACTCGGGATCCGGACGAGACCCCTCCGCGGCGGGCGGCCGCGACTCCGGCGGAATCAGCCGTTTTCGGCAGGCCGGAAGGGGTTGCCGGAAGCTTCGACCGCAGCAACTCCCCCGATCCGTCACCCCGGGTGGAACAAGCGCCCCCACCACCGGAATCCCTGACCAAGGCTTTCGGACGCCCCACGAACAGCTCGGAATCGCTGCAGCGCTCCCCCTGGGACAGCGGTGAAACCGACGGTTCCACCGCGGAGAACCCCGTCCTCTGGGGTGACGGGAACGAGCACGACCCGTGGCGGGACCCCACCACCGGAGCCGTGCTGGGCGGTCCCGCCCTCACCGGTGAACGGGACGAGGAACCCGCCTCCCCCGGTTCCGGCCCGTTGCTCAGCGCGCGGGAGGTGCTCTTCGGCCGCAGAGTGCGTCCGTGGTCGTTGGTCACCCTCGGGATCGTGGTGCTGCTCGTGGGAGCCGCCGGAGGATTCCTCGGCCGGATAACCGCCGAGGAGGGCAACCCGCTGACCAACCCGGATGTGACCCTGGCCACTGTGGAACCGGGGGCGGACCGCCCCGCGAGCTCCATCGCCGGAGCGGCCTCCCGCGTGGTCCCCGCCGTCGTCTCCGTCGAGGTCAGGGTGGGTTCTCAGGGAGGAACCGGTTCGGGCGTCATGATAGACGGCAACGGCTACGTCGTGACCAACAACCACGTGGTTTCGATGGCCGCGGACACCCCCGACGCGAAGATCTTCACCGTTTTCTCGGACGGCACCCGAACCTCCGCGCGGATCGTGGGCCGCGATCCCGAGACCGACCTGGCCGTGCTCAAGGTCGAAGTGGGTAACCCCACAGTCGCTCAGCTGGGGGACTCGAAGAACCTGCAGGTCGGGGACAAGGTCATGGCGGTCGGCTCACCACTCGGTTTGGAAAGCACGGTCACCAGCGGAATCGTGAGTTCCGTTCACCGGCCGGTGCGTCTCGCCGGGGAGGAAACCGACACGAACGCGGTAATCGACGCGATCCAGACCGACGCCGCGGTCAACCCTGGCAACTCCGGAGGAGCCCTGGTGGACGGCAACGGGGCCGTCGTCGGAATCAACACGGCCATCCGAACGATGGGAACGAGCGGCAGCGGAGGTTCGATCGGTCTGGGATTCGCCATCCCGATCGACCAAGTACGCGATATCTCCCAACAGCTCATCCACACCGGACAAGTACGGCATCCCGACCTCGGCGTGGACGCGAAATCCGTCACCGACGGAGCGGCGGACGGCGCCCAGGTGCAGAACGTGCGAGAAGGCGGCGCGGCCCAGGAGGCCGGACTCGCGGAAGGCGATGTGATCACCGAGGTCGGGGAGCGCGCGGTCGGTGGGGCCGATGAGCTGGAAGTCGCCGTCGACGAGCACGACGTGGGCACCGTGGTCCCCGTGACAGTCGTTCGCAAAGGACGCGAACTCGTCCTGGACGTCACTCTTCACTAG
- a CDS encoding Mrp/NBP35 family ATP-binding protein has translation MTTTQPTPTEDAVRQALTKVEDPEIHKPITELGMVKDVTIGSEGDVKVGVYLTVQGCPMRETITQRVDSAVSEVTGVGSVEVELDVMSDEQRTELRKQLRGDAEEPRIPFAEPGSLTRVYCVASGKGGVGKSSVTVNLAASMAERGLSVGVVDADIYGHSVPRMLGTESKPTQVENMIMPPQAHGVKLISIGMFTPGNTPVVWRGPMLHRALQQFLSDVFWGDLDVLLLDLPPGTGDVALSTAQLIPNAEILVVTTPQQAAAEVAERAGAIAMQTRQRIAGVVENMSWMELEDGQRVEVFGSGGGQIVSDSLTRSVGSDVPLLGQVPLDTRLRESGDSGAPLVLQDPDSPASTVLSDVAQKLSTRARGLAGQLLSVSPA, from the coding sequence GTGACCACAACTCAGCCCACTCCCACCGAGGACGCGGTGCGGCAGGCCCTCACCAAGGTGGAGGACCCGGAGATCCACAAGCCGATCACCGAGCTCGGGATGGTCAAGGACGTGACCATCGGTTCCGAAGGTGACGTCAAGGTCGGTGTTTACCTGACCGTGCAAGGGTGCCCGATGCGGGAGACCATCACCCAGCGGGTCGATTCGGCGGTCTCCGAGGTCACCGGCGTCGGCTCGGTCGAGGTCGAACTCGACGTGATGAGCGACGAGCAACGCACCGAACTCCGCAAGCAGCTGCGGGGTGACGCGGAGGAACCCCGCATCCCGTTCGCCGAGCCAGGCTCGCTGACCAGGGTCTACTGCGTCGCCTCCGGGAAGGGCGGTGTAGGCAAGTCCAGCGTGACGGTCAACCTCGCCGCTTCCATGGCCGAACGCGGACTCTCCGTCGGTGTCGTCGACGCCGACATCTACGGCCACTCCGTACCGCGGATGCTGGGAACCGAGAGCAAGCCCACCCAGGTCGAGAACATGATCATGCCGCCGCAGGCACACGGGGTCAAGCTGATCTCCATCGGCATGTTCACCCCCGGCAACACGCCGGTCGTGTGGCGTGGTCCGATGCTGCACCGGGCACTCCAGCAGTTCCTGTCCGACGTCTTCTGGGGAGACCTCGACGTCCTGCTGCTCGACCTCCCGCCAGGTACGGGCGACGTGGCGCTGTCGACGGCCCAGCTGATCCCGAACGCGGAGATCCTCGTCGTCACCACCCCGCAGCAGGCCGCGGCCGAGGTGGCCGAGCGCGCCGGTGCGATCGCCATGCAGACGCGTCAACGGATCGCCGGGGTCGTCGAGAACATGTCCTGGATGGAACTCGAGGACGGCCAGCGCGTCGAGGTCTTCGGGTCCGGAGGCGGTCAGATCGTCTCGGACTCGCTGACCCGCTCGGTCGGCTCGGATGTCCCGCTGCTGGGACAGGTCCCGCTCGACACACGTCTCCGGGAATCCGGCGACAGCGGTGCTCCGCTCGTCCTGCAGGATCCCGATTCCCCCGCGAGCACGGTGCTCAGCGACGTGGCCCAGAAGCTCTCCACCAGAGCACGCGGGCTGGCGGGCCAGCTGTTGTCCGTTTCGCCCGCCTGA
- the tatB gene encoding Sec-independent protein translocase protein TatB produces MFDSIGWGEILVLIVAGLFILGPERLPSAAAWLGRTVRQVREYATGAREQIRSELGPEFDDLRKPLQDLREVRNFDPRRAVSKHLFDGENPLDDVTGNGGSKTNGNGSGAGPTPSRSREHNPLESGERPPFDGDTT; encoded by the coding sequence GTGTTCGATAGCATCGGCTGGGGTGAGATCCTGGTTCTCATCGTCGCCGGTCTGTTCATCCTCGGACCCGAGCGGCTGCCTTCCGCGGCGGCATGGCTCGGCAGGACGGTCCGTCAGGTTCGCGAGTACGCGACGGGCGCACGGGAACAGATCCGCTCAGAGCTCGGCCCGGAATTCGACGATCTTCGCAAACCGCTGCAGGATCTGCGGGAGGTCCGCAACTTCGACCCGCGGCGCGCGGTGAGCAAACACCTCTTCGACGGGGAGAACCCGCTGGACGACGTCACCGGCAACGGCGGTTCCAAGACCAACGGCAACGGATCAGGGGCCGGACCGACACCTTCGCGGTCCCGCGAGCACAACCCCCTGGAGTCCGGGGAACGTCCCCCGTTCGACGGGGACACCACCTGA
- a CDS encoding O-methyltransferase: protein MSGRARTSGRAPVELVDSDHGAEWGVAERFGSPEAMLRFLAAVLRAKSVVEVDGSTPTALALCEGMVAEGTLTCITLDTEVQRAVRSAVAEAEMSTHRLRMITEVASGVLPKLAEGTYDLVHIVVGSASTASLLELATPLLRPGGTLILNGAFERDQGPDRFGADGSPRMPREVLHAIHTDPRLVPVALPTGSGLLAIARD from the coding sequence GTGTCAGGTCGTGCTCGAACCTCCGGGCGCGCTCCCGTGGAGCTGGTCGACAGCGATCACGGCGCGGAGTGGGGCGTCGCCGAGCGTTTCGGGTCTCCCGAGGCGATGCTGCGCTTCCTGGCCGCCGTGCTCCGGGCGAAGTCCGTGGTCGAGGTCGACGGTTCGACCCCCACCGCGCTCGCGTTGTGCGAGGGAATGGTCGCGGAAGGCACACTGACCTGCATCACGCTGGACACGGAGGTGCAGCGTGCCGTGCGCAGCGCCGTCGCCGAGGCCGAGATGTCGACCCACCGGCTGCGCATGATCACCGAGGTGGCCTCCGGAGTGTTGCCCAAACTGGCGGAGGGAACCTACGACCTGGTGCACATCGTGGTCGGCAGCGCCAGCACGGCCTCCTTGCTGGAACTCGCGACGCCGTTGTTGCGCCCGGGCGGGACGCTGATCCTCAACGGGGCGTTCGAGCGGGACCAGGGCCCCGACCGCTTCGGAGCGGACGGGAGTCCGCGCATGCCGCGCGAGGTGTTGCACGCGATCCACACGGACCCCCGTCTCGTTCCGGTGGCCCTGCCGACGGGAAGCGGGCTGCTCGCGATCGCTCGCGACTGA
- a CDS encoding HAD family hydrolase has translation MAFRSPRVRGVGAPPVRRLCVSVRRYWETAVFVGSDRAVALGWDGTLVVRERGGARLTRGADELLRGARAASIPVVVLTRTTVERVAFEARRLRVADGLSIVIAGVGDEAAELRALAAEYPCLARVVGSEEEIRAARGAGVLAFGFSGGGVPGARLRAAGAEAVVSRLDRALALRVTARRLFTVSGEL, from the coding sequence TTGGCTTTTCGTTCACCCCGCGTGCGTGGTGTCGGCGCCCCGCCGGTGCGCAGGCTGTGCGTGTCTGTTCGCCGGTACTGGGAGACCGCGGTGTTCGTCGGATCGGATCGCGCGGTGGCGTTGGGTTGGGACGGCACCCTGGTCGTGCGGGAACGAGGTGGTGCTCGACTGACCCGCGGCGCTGACGAGCTCCTGCGGGGAGCGCGCGCGGCGTCCATCCCGGTCGTGGTGCTGACCCGGACGACTGTGGAGCGCGTGGCTTTCGAGGCGCGCAGGCTGCGCGTCGCGGACGGGCTCTCCATCGTGATCGCCGGGGTGGGGGACGAGGCCGCCGAGCTGCGCGCGCTGGCGGCCGAGTACCCGTGCCTGGCGCGGGTGGTCGGTTCCGAGGAGGAGATTCGTGCCGCGCGAGGCGCGGGGGTGCTCGCGTTCGGTTTCTCCGGCGGCGGGGTCCCCGGGGCGCGGTTGCGCGCGGCGGGGGCCGAGGCGGTGGTTTCCCGGTTGGACCGCGCCCTGGCCCTGCGGGTGACCGCGCGGCGCCTGTTCACCGTTTCCGGGGAACTCTGA